A stretch of DNA from Xyrauchen texanus isolate HMW12.3.18 chromosome 31, RBS_HiC_50CHRs, whole genome shotgun sequence:
ACATCAATCAAAGGGAATCACTCTTTTGAATTTTTCAATAAATCTGGAGGTtaagataattttatttaaaatgagatGAAAAACCAAACtacacacaaaacatttatttccaaACTTAGAGTGAACTGTTAAACTATGAATTGGGATTTATCTGAATAAGTTTGTGTGAGTATACACCGTACATACGTTTCATTGGGCAAATTTGCATCATGTGATAAGtcagaaatgttatttaaaatcaCTGAATCAAACTACAATACATTAGATTACATCAACAAAAGAGATTTCTAAGGGTTAGATCAATAGAAAtaactccttaaggtaacaactgcacaCAAACCACTTTTAACAGTGTATACTGAAAAAAAATGGGAATCCTAACAAAGATGCGTCATAACATCTAAATAAATCTGGTTTTATTcgatacaaaaatataatttaacactgAATCACATGTAACATTATTAGGTTACTCCAACAAAATCACTTTTAAGGTTAGAAATAAGGTAGAATTTACATAATTTACCACTGACTTGCCTTTGTCTTATATTACTCTGAAAAGTggtaaccttaaagggatagttcaccccacaattatctcattatttactcacactcatgccatcccagatgactttctttcttcagcagaagccaaattaagatttttagaagaatatctcagctctgttggtccatacaatccaaatGAATGGGGACCAAATCTTTAAAgctctaaaaaacacataaaagcagcataaaagtaatccataagactcaactggtggtttaatacatgtcttctgaagggatctaatcgattttgggtgagaacaggccaaaatgtatCTCTTTTTCACTGTAATCTTGACTTCAGTATTCTTCTTGATGATCAcgatttaaagcttgattaaaTTTCCTAGTGCAATCTTCTGCTCTGCGCATGTATCAAGCACTAAAAAGTGTAATCGatcttcaaagatctggccattagtcaattgcattgtatatacctacagagctgagatattcatctaaaaatctttgtttgtgttctgcagaagaaagaaagtcatacacatctggggtggcatgagggtgagtaaataatgagataattgtggggtgaactatccctttaaggttaccACTTTTCAGAGTAATATAAGACAAAGGCAAGTCAGTGGAAGAGTGCAACACTGTCCTGCAGAGGCATAATAAAAGAGGAACTTAGTGCACTTGTCATTTAATTTGCCTGTTCTTGTGTTTGTGAACAAAAGACATTTAGTgctcagtgcttgaagtggagcTCACTGGCTTTGGTAGCAAACATGTTTGGCGGTCATATCATGTTTGGAACACTTTTACTTGTTTCTCTCTGCCTTTCTTTGGTCTCCACTGACACTTGTCCTTCTGCAGGGACCCCAGGTTTGCCGGGTATACCTGGACTTCCTGGTCGTGACGGAAGGGAAGGGGTGAAGGGTGAGAGAGGGGATCCTGGtaagatgttttttgaaaatattaactTCACCGTGCTTTAGTCAGTTAGAGACATAGTAGATGTATCAACCATTTTATCAGCAATGCTCAGATCAAATAATAACGTTTTCACTTGTTTAGAAGAAGGGCTTGGAAATGTAAGGTTAACTCTGAGAAAAGATCTAGCATCATGTGtgccacttttttttaattaaacgtcCAAAAGTGTACATTCTGGGACCACTGTACTGGTCCACATGACAAAAGCTTCTTAAAAGGGactaaataatgtattaattaaaaactCAATTTACAAAAAGCTTATGTAAGTTTTAGGGATAGAGTAGTTTTATTTAGCCTTATTTAAGAGCAGAAACAGTAGATTAAAAGTTTATACcatgatataaaaacaaacattcatCTGCATTTGGCTGACTCAACAGGGATTCCTGTCAAGCCTGCTGAGGCTTTTAAgaagggagaaaaaggggatccTGGAATTAAAGGAAGTCCTGGAAAGAGAGGTCGCCCCGGGGAAACTGGCAAAGAAGGCTCACCTGGACTCCTCGGACCGCAAGGGGACCCAGGCATGTCAGGTGCCTCCAAATCTCACCTGCAATCTGCATTCAGTGTCTCCCGGGCCACAAAAAACTGGCCAGAGGCAAACACTGTAATACGCTTCAGTACTATTATCACCAATATCAATGACCATTTCAGTATGGAAGAGAGCAAATTTGTATGTCAAATTCCTGGCACTTATTATTTTGTGTATCATGCATCCTCACAGAAAAATCTGTGTGTAATCCTGATGCTCGATGGGAAGAAAATAGCTAGTTTCTGTGATCACATTTACAACAACGTTAGCCAGCAGGTACACTCTGGTGGGCTAGCTGTTTACCTGAAAAAGGGTGTGAAAGTTTGGCTACAGACAAACAGCTATAATGGCATGTTTGCAACTGGGGATAAGGCAGACAGTGTTTTCTCAGGTTTTCTGATTAATGCtcactgattgattgattgattgattgattgattgattgattgattgattgactgattgattgattgattgattgattgttttaCAATTAACTGTAAAGGTGACTCATAGAATACACTTGTACAATGAAGTATTCAAAGGCTactgaacaaaaaataaaataatgcttcATTAAACTGTTTGTTGTCTCAAATTTTGTCTcaaattgtcatttattttaaaatatttgacacACCATGGAATCCAAGACTTGATACTTGCTATTGCCAGGGgcagattatgacttgcaaaggccctggggcccaTTATCACCAAGGGCCCTTCTCCAATTGTTGTTTTCTGGGTTTTGTTTTCCTGCCCAGAAGTTCTTGAAAAAGGGccagtgatgtgatgtgatgctatttttttttgtctgcattgattaagttattcaaaaatacatacaaatgcaattcacacataaatatttgtatatgacccctctatttttaaataaatgtctctctctctctctcacacacacacacacacacacacactctctctctctctctctctctctctctctctcactctctctaataaatacaaaaataagccAGATCAAATACTGATATCTTGATATTCTTTACTCaaagatttgtgatttttatttgaaaaaagatTTACCTTAGAAAATTTGTTTGCATTCCAGCTACAAGAAAGTATCTTCATTATTTTTACTTGGTGGTTACACCAATTGACATTTTTagagttataaaaaatatatatatatataataaatacaaaatgtaggaaaaaataaaaatacctgaAACAAACATATTCAATACAAAAATTAactttctaaaaaaatatatttataaaagatATCTACATTTTATCATCTTGGACATCCACAAAAACTATTATCAGGattttatttaatgtacaattTTAGAGAATTTTGTAGATCTGTGTGAAATATATTTTgagctgtcaaaaaaaaaaaaaaaaaaaaaaaagagaaacagtttttttaattttttatttctcaaTTTCCTTGTTCAATTTTTCAGAAAAGGGATATGGAACTTGCAAACtctagcaaaataaaaaataaacaatagtctaataaaaaaatgaaaagccAAGGTTTTGATGAATATGCATTTTGTTAATTCCCATTATTGCAACACTGATTGTTGTTCTCTGAAACTGAGAAATCAAACTAAAGCTTTCATACAGACAGGTGAAAAACATTCAATGTAACACTCTTCTTCAAAGCCATCATCTCTATTTCCAACAACTTTCTAGGAAGATGGTATAAGATAAAAGCCTACGAATTATAAATCATGAAAAAAGAAATGCTTGGAACAAAGCTGTTTGTATGCTATGCTACAAAGTAACGCTACTGTAATCTAATCACATTTTAGTATATTTACTAAAAGTTCATTCGTCTCAACTTTAAGGCCTTCAGTAGCATATAGATGGATTCAAAGCTAATAGATATGGAATACAAGGATACATTTTTCTTTCATGGGGTCTTCAAAATGCAGCATGCCTAAATTGTTACCTTGAGTTTTAGAAGTGATGCATCTTTCTTATTGAAATTTGCACATAACAACAAATTTGCTCTTATTGGGGAAGGCACTCCTGATATGAATTCCATTTTCTCTTACACAAAAAGTTCTAAGACACAGTTGGTTCATTCAAATAAGCCAAGTGTCTGTACAGACCACTGTCGCTAGGACTATCGTTAACAGGGGAACTGACTGCATTTTTACAGGTTTCTTGCTCCTCCCAATGAATGTTTGATAATAACGTGCTCATAAGAGATTTCCATTTCCCCTCTTAAAAACTGTTCTTCTTCATATCATATTTTGCAACCACTGCTTGGGACTATCAGATCCGATGTGCTGAATAAAACAATACACTATTAAATTGTTGTCTCTTAAACtgctattttaatatttcaccatcAAAAATATCACCACCagcacactaatatatatatatatatatatatatatatatatatatatatattagggctgtcgatttaacgcattaataacgtgcgattaataaaaaaaatttactcacttaatcgcaatgctttcctgagaaattcaagcttgtagtaccacctgtttactccagacaTTAACAACCCGTCAGCGGacacacatcacaaacatgcgttacgttcttgtgttcaaaacacttgaaggagcgcaaatgcgaactaagggatctcaagatgtgtttaaagattgagtattaaactatatttcacTTGACACAgtcacctaaacattttatttttaacacacccgagacgcgacacaagtatgtctgacacaggtcgtatggtctttacctcacagaCATTTAATTACTAACAAGGTTacggaggtgtcctttaaactgttacaccatttttacccagtcaatctttatttaagaaacatgctccctgaaatagatccactttgctccttctgtagtgctgtagatgaatctgcccctcaccttttttgggaatgtgtccacgctgtagtattttggagaaaatttt
This window harbors:
- the c1qc gene encoding complement C1q subcomponent subunit C, with protein sequence MFGGHIMFGTLLLVSLCLSLVSTDTCPSAGTPGLPGIPGLPGRDGREGVKGERGDPGIPVKPAEAFKKGEKGDPGIKGSPGKRGRPGETGKEGSPGLLGPQGDPGMSGASKSHLQSAFSVSRATKNWPEANTVIRFSTIITNINDHFSMEESKFVCQIPGTYYFVYHASSQKNLCVILMLDGKKIASFCDHIYNNVSQQVHSGGLAVYLKKGVKVWLQTNSYNGMFATGDKADSVFSGFLINAH